The genomic window CTTTCTTTGAGCAACTTTCCAGCTCTGAGGTCAAGGCATGAACTCTCTGATCTTTCTCACTAAGAGCCTGGTCCATCTCGGACTTACTAATGGAGTGATTGTCAACGCTGGCAGTGAGCGTCTGAAGCTGTCCATCCTTCTCTGCAATTTGCCTCTCCATGTCTGCAAGTTTATCTTGAAGAGATTTAACAGTGCTGTGACTCTGACTGAACTTCTTTTTCAGCTCAGAGAACTTATTCCTGAGTGAGTCTACCTGCTCTTGAAGCAAGGTCTTCTCTTTTTCTAGCTTTTCTACAGTTTCCCCCATTTGGGACGTCACCCTCTCTTTGTCCTTACTGTGTTGCTGATTCAGCAGAGATATGGCTTCCTCTTTCTCAGTTATGCTACTTGCTAACTGGGTCTTCAAGTCATTTATTGCAGATTCTAGATCGCTGATTTGCAAAATATTTGCTTTGAGATTTTCTGATACGTTTTGTTTTTCTTCACATAGCTGCTTAATGTGAAGGTCTTTCTCAGAAAGTACCTGGAAGCGACTCTCTGCATCAGTTTGCAGAGATTCCCGTTCAGTTTGTAAGGCTTTAAGAGTCTCTGAACTTTCCCCAAACTGCAGAGTAATCTCATCAAGAGAGCTCTTTAGATTATGATTCACATCCAAAGTGTGCTGAAGTTCTTTCTCTAAAGTGCTGATTCTGTTGTCCTTCGTCTTGATAATATTTCTTAGATATGCAACCTTATTTTGGTGATCTATTACCCGGAGTTGTAACGCCCCAACTCGTTCATCAACTTTCTTACACAGCTCAACAGAAAAACCATCTATCTTAGCTTGGGCTTCCTGACAACACTGCTTAAACTCCATTGTGAGGGAACACAATTGTGCCTGGaactctttttctttattttggagCTCAGCAGTTTTTTCTGCAAGTGTCCTCTGGAGATGTTCACCCTCTTTACACTTGGAAGTTTCAAGCAAGCTTATTTTTTGCTGAGTGTTTACTAACTCTTCAGATATGGCCTGCAGTTTCTCTTTACTAGTTTCCTCAACCTTTCTCAGTTCATCCTGCAGAAGGTTCCGTTCATTCAGTGCCTGGTTTAGATTCTTCTCCATGGTTTCGACTTGTCTTTTAAGCATACCTTCCCCTTCAGACAAGGTTTCCAGTTTGCTTGCTGCCTCCCTGAGCTCTGTCTGTAGTTTCTGCACAGTGGTTTCCCTCATGGCAAGCTCCTCCCTGAGGTTTTGGATATCTTTTatgatttgttcattttcttcttTGCTGGATGAAAGCAAACGTGAGATCTCCTCCAACTCCTGGGCTTTATCTTGCAAAGTTTGACTATGCTTTTCTTGCATCTCCTCTTCATTCTGGTTGAGTTTCTCCTGCCAATGACGAACAAGGTCTTCTAGCTCTTGTTTATGGTTCACCTGAAGCTTGTCTAAGTGCTCCTTGTGATTGGCCTCCAAATCAGACATGGCAGTGCTGAGGCCCTCAGAACTTGTTTGTGCCATCTCAAGGATCTTCTCCTTTAGCTGCTGGTCTTTCAGTTCCAACTCTTGAATCTTCTTTGATAACTCCACTTTTGCACTCTCTTCCTGATCCTGAAGCTTCTTCTTCATCTTATCCTGTGCTTCTTTGGCTTTCTGCTTGAATTTCTCCAGTTTGTTTTCCTGGGATTTCAGCTTGCAATCCATGTCTTTTCTAATATTCTCAAGTTTCTTCTCTTGAGAACTCTTCTGGTCATCTAGCTGCTTCCTCAACCGGTTTTGCTCCTCTTGCAATGTTTTACAAGTTGCAGCATGCAAATTCTCTTTCTCAGATAGATCTTTCTTGATATGCTCAATCTTCTGAACTAGTTCCTGAAGTTCATTTGTCTTTTCTTCAAGACACACTTCTTTCTCCTTACAGTCATTACGCACTGCCTCAAGGGTTTCCTCAAGATTTTTTACTTGATCCCTGGCTTGTTGGAGTTCATCTGTAAGTGTGCTAACCTGTGATCTTGATTCCTCAAGTGCCTCTTTATTTAACTGTGCCCTGAGCCAAAGTTCCTCCAATTGCGCACTTCCATCTTCCAGCAAAGACTTTTCCCTGAGCACATGTTCCTCTAATACTTTTTCCTTCTCCTCCAGCGCAATCTTCAGATGATTTATCTCTTCTTTCAGCATCTTCTCCACTCCTGCAAATGACTGTTCATTTTTATTAGCAGCCTCAATCTCAGCCTGATGTTTTGCTTGCTCTTTCTTGATCCTTTCCTCAAACTCTTGTCTTAAGGTTTCACTGGTGGCCTCCACAGAGGACAATCTATCTTCTAACTGTTGTTTACTATTCAATAACTCACTGAGTTCAGCAGACACAGTCTCAAGCTCAGTCTGTTTATCACTCAATTTATCAAGTATCTTTTTGTTCATGTCTTCTACATGAGAATGGAACTGCTCCTCCTTGTCTTTCAGAATGGATTCAATCTCTGctttatgtttgtgaatgagctCTTCCATAGCGACATCATGCTCCTGTCTGAGAGCTGTTATCTGCTCTGACACTTTACTTTCCAGCTCTTGCTTGTGTGTCTCTCCCAGAGTAGCTATTTCAGCCTCGTGTATTTTTCTCTGCTCTTCTATTTGCGTACCCAGTTCATCCAACTTCTCTGGGCTACCCAGACAACTCTCAAGTTCTTGAATTctctgtatttaaaaacaaaatcagaaaCGTCCAGTGTTAAAATATGACATTGCTTTCTAGGACATGGACAATAAATCAATGCATTGCTGATGATTTGTGGATTGTTCCTTGCATCACAATTCTCTCTGGAATTGATCCCAAGCTTAGTTTTAATAAGACAGTTGATTTATATGAGAAATTCCTGTATTCATCACTCCTTTTTTCTGTCGCACACAAGTCATAGTCacttttgttcctactatggatgtcaatggctgcttttttccataatatttcataataccttattttgtgttcagaacGAAATTCATAAAAGCTTAAAAACACTTCAGCGAGAGCAAATGTTaagaaaactttcatttttgggtgaactatcaacAGTAGATGGCACTTACTTGTAAATGAACATTCTTGTAAACCCTTTTCTAATTCtatgcttaaagggccatgaaaccccctcgtttcagcagggtgttttcactcctctactttggaaaaagtctgaaaagtgggcgtgtccagctctgtttaggggggagtgtcggaggaagaaaagaggcatggtgtgggagtgtctatttgggcgcgctgaatttcagatacaaaacacacacccacaggggacaaagtgactgtttacatggacatctgtagtcgaattatttgccaaataattaaatggtggactttaactgcagtttggctctttcattcagggaattcattcatgtccctcgcgacaaacgagatatttgattcgaggaactgctgtaagcgtgtatttttcatgcaatgtttgataccgcacggcgaatgagagaaaaaaaaaccttggcatttcccggaaacttagatgcacacggcaggtagtgtcagaaagccgtttgtgttattccggtcacaaaatgtggtgaaaattttacacgaggttaaagtttggttgtggtgctaacatgtttacactcggtgcaatagtttgttcgatacgaataaactacgaactgaataaacaaagagcactggtcgctcacttaccaaatctgtaaagacaggacaatcaccagcaactagagccgcgtctttatttagaggagactacaagcgaatccggatctcagcgtttgcagatgagaacagctctcaggtaaacaataatccttcttagacacgcaagttattgttgtcgcgcgttgcgtacactgttaatccacgcgtgactccaTCTGCGCTCTcaaagagagaaaatgaaaacaaaacttcactgcagcaaactataaaagcaacacttcacacttgttttgccaacacaacgtggcgtctctgtcgtctaaagactgtgacagtaatgaatattaatgtagttgcacaatagagcgcgctgattggtttgaaccaagctttactcatgcattaatgcagaaggctgtaagacgtaataagacacactctggcacagatgtccagtctgcacgcaggaatacaggctattatctcatgaccatgacgcagcttcataaattcgtttcaaaccggaaatgCGAATTTGCTTTAAATAACGCAAAAACCAATTTACaccttttagtgaaatataggtgtcctaatagtgtttttagcagtgtgggacacatatacgactgttaacagctcaaaaaatgtgttttggtgtttcgtgaccctttaagtagtATGTGTAAGGAACTGTAAGGCAAGCAGGCATGGGCGGGAATAAGACGCTGAAggtattaaataaatcattgacttctgctatcttcattagtatcaaaaacacagatttctttacaacttgaaaagATATCTTTGAATATCCTTCTTTGGATATACAGATAGCCACTGCACAGTACGGGTCTATAGCAGGCttggatgttggtttataagcAACTAGTTCTTtagatgtttgctgaatcgtggGCTGACCAGTAGCGGGTCCTTTTCTCCTGGAGATACTGTTACcctgaaaaaactaaataaaataatagttacaTATACCTTATAAAtggtataacaaaaaataattgtgattttaaaaccttgacttttccaaactatgTTATCCACcgattatcatcccatgcctaaaagCAAGGCTGTCAGCGATTTATACAGTGCCATCTGACGGTAAAAACCAAGCTCAGAAATTATTCCAGAGAGAATCCATAATGGTTGTTGAGCCATTCTAGATTCCCAAAGCATAATTTCCCCGACCCTATTGCTTTCAGTCACATTTCCATTCATGCTAACTCTAGCTTTATAGCTTAATTTGGCCATGCATCTGCAATAAGGATATCCTGTTGATCTATTGTCAGATAAGGTGGCAGATTAACACACCGTTCTAGCAGACTCCAACTCCAGCTGTAGTTCCTTGGCTTTGTTTTCCCCCTCAGACTGAACCGCAGCTTTCTGCAGCTCGGCCTCCTCAAGAGCGAGCGACGCCTGCTGTTCTCTTTCCTGTGCCGACTGCAACAATTCCTCCCGACACTGCTCCTGATGTAAACAAGGAACATTAGTGTAAACAGCTTCACAGGGTTCCCATTCTAAGCCAAATGTCACATTTCCATACCTTTCCCTGACTTTCTATTTAACTAAAAAGCTGAAGTTACATCACCTAGGAGCACtatgctgataaaaaaaaaaaattaatcttttcTTGTCATCACGTCACATCTGTTTAGGACACTTTGCTAAATCCCGAAAcaaaaatttatttcaaataaattcaagtttatttgtatagcactttacACAATGATGATTGCTTCAAAGCAGCGTTACAAAAGGTGTAcaatattgcattacaatcaaatatggaaaagtttagcttattagttaccataactttattagtcgCTAataacattaactagtaactaaaagCTTTCAAaggttaaagttattatatataaacatagttaacctgcagttatatagtatttAGGCGATGTCATTGTGTACATTTAATAGCATGTATTTGTGTCTTAGGTGTATGTTAGTGAGGAAACAGAGGGGCGCTCAACCGGTGGTCTCCgtttgagtcctaatgccccagtatagtgaagtggacactatactgtcagtcaGCACcctctttcagatgagacgttaaactgatgactctctgtggtcattcaaAATCCCATGGCATGTCTTGTAAAGAGTAGAAGTGTAacccaaattccctccattggacATTACCCAACATGGCCTCCCAATaatccccatccactgaactgGCTTTTTTTAATTCAGTCTACTAATTATGTGACCTTTTTATGTCAATTATGTCAcattgttataaaaataaaaaaatgaaacaaatttatagaaaataataaattttgaaGAACATTTTGGAAAGTAAAATGTCAAACTAATAACAAACATCGATGACATTCCATTACCTGAGAAAGAAagcataaacaaacaagcaaacaaactaacaattaaataaattaattaaattaaataaataaatacattttccctGATTTCAATGTCCGAAATTACCTTTTTAAACCCCTGGCTTCAGCAAAACTTACATTTCAGTAACTCATATTTGCATGAACTGATTACAGGGTACTATAGTAATGAAAATCAGGACGTACCACTGCCAGTTTGATCTGGGCACTCATTTCTTGTTCTTTACGAGCTATAGCCTCTGAGTGTAACCGCTCCATTTCTGTtatcctgtcctcggatgatttCTGAAATAGATTAaagcattgtaaaatattacaactTACTTCCTAGTTCATTTAGACCAGAAGTGGGCATCTGCAATCTTTGAGTGCAACTGTTCTTTACAGTTTAGCTTCacttctaatcaaacacacctgacagTAAATTTCAAGAAATCCTGAAGATATcggttatatttttttttaaatgtttgattagTGATGGAGCTGAGCTCTGTGGGGCATTGAGCCTTCAGGACCAGAGTTGGTTACCCCTGATTCAGACTAAAATACAGTACTGAAACTATGATAGAATAGttataacagaaaaaaacagcCTGTTTCTGAAGCATAGAGAGAAGGGAGAATTATCACTCTTATGTCAACTTATTAATTTTTGTATTACCATATCAGCCTCATTTGCCACATTAATAGCCAAATTAAGTAACAGTatatagattaaaataaaaaatacaattaatattcttTGAATAAAATTAGTCATATTAGTTGATTAAATGCTGAAAATTGGAGGGATTGAGAGATGgaaagagggatggatggatgaagggaaaaaattaaagatggatgaatgaatggaacggacggacggacagatggatggatggaactattggatggacagatggatggatggattgatggatggatggatggaactattggatgaatggatggatggatggatggatggctggaactattggatgaatggatggatggatggatggatagatggatgaatggatggatggaactattggatggatggatgaatgaatgaatgaatggatggatggatggatggatggatggatggatggatgaatggatggatggatggaactattggatggatggagctattggatggacggatggatggaactattggatggatggatagatggatggatggatggatggaactattggatggatggaactattggatggatggagctattggatggatggatggaactattGGATGGAGTGATGGAactattagatggatggatggaactattagatggatagatggatggatggatggatggatggatggatggatggaactattggatggatggatggatggatggaactattGGATGGAGTGATGGAactattagatggatggatggaactattagatggatagatggaaagatggatggatggatggatggatggaaggatggaactattagatggatggatggaagcatgGGAGGAACtattggatggatggaactaTTGAATGGATGGAACtattagatggatagatgaatggatggaactattagatggatggatggatgcatgggtggaactattggatggatggaactattggatggatggatggaactattagatggatggattgatggatggatggatggatggatggatggaactattagatggatggatggatgcatgggtgGAACTATTGGATGGaatgatgtatggatggatggatggatggatggatggatggattgaactaTTTGATGGATGGCTAGATGGATGGAACTATTAGATGGAActattggatggatggaattatttgatggatggatggatggatggatggatggatgtatgtaactattggatggatggatggatggatgaaaggaattattggatggatggaactattggatggatggatggatggaaagaaagatatattagatagatggacggatggaaaaattggatggatggatggatgaatggatgaaactATTGGATGGAAAGAACTACTagatatatgaatggatggaacTATTGGATGGATTAATGGAACTACTGGATGCACGGATGGAACTACTGGATGCAACTATTGGATGAATGGAcattttcacccaaaaattttatctacaaaacaaaacaaaaaacaacggTGGTACTCCAGGAACCTGGTTGACCAGCACCGCCATTGTGTATTAATTCACATTCAGacaagatttatttaaaatttctcATGAATACACTTGAAGGATTCACCATAAGAATAAATCTGAAATATCCAAGTTAACTGGTCCCTAAAGCATAAAGATTTGGCTCAAAATGTCACTCTTCTATGAATAACTGGCGAGGGAAACCGAGACATACTGTACGCGTCTTTGTAATGGCATGGCTTATGAGGCCTGATGATTGTAACAGAACTCAATTTCTTTTTGTCAGAAATGAAGCTCTACCTCAGATACAGAAGATGCTGGGTGGAAAATGTGGCATCAATTTGGTCAAATTTGAATTACTACAGCCATTTAATTGAGGAATCATACTCCAATACACTAAGGGACGGGCTTAAGGTGTGCAGATCTATAAAAACAGTCTTAATGGGAAATGTGCAGTCGTGAACATTAAAACACCCATCCAGACAATTCTCAGGATGAATGCAACACTGTTAGCAGATTAATAGCTTTTCCAGACGATCCAAACAGGTTGAATACAAAAGAGGACAAAGAATAGGCAAAAGGAAAgatattaaaatgctaaataaaatggTTTAGATCCCACTGCATTCATggtccttatatatatataaatatatgtatgtaaatatgtatgtatgtatgtatttatatatatatatatatatatatatatatatatatatatatatatatatatatatatatatatatatatgtgtgtgtgtgtgtgtgtgtgtgtgtgtgtatacatatttaaatatttacatacatatatgtatatttttacacacacatatatatgtatatatatacacacacacacacacacacacatacatgcatgcatacatgcatgcatacatgcatacatacatacatacatatatatatatatatatagaatatctagtcaaatattatttgctgtcatcatggcaaagatacattaaatcttttattaaagagtgagttattaaaactattatctaaactattgtttagaaatgtgttaaacaaatattctctgttaaacagaaattgggggaaaaaataaacataattcttGAAAATCCAGCCTAAaaagggggagaaaaaaaaaaaatcaaacatttttaccTTCATAATTGTGACCACTTCCTGTTTGACCCGTGTTAGTTCCTGCTGCAGACTCCTCCTTTCCTCCTCGCTGGCTGTCTCCACCTGCTTCACCTGCTCCTCCATGCTGAGCTGCAGCTGACGGCGTGCCTCCTCCGCCCGCTGCGCCACACCGAGAGCTCGCTCCAGTTCCTCAAATGCTTAAAGACATATCAAGAGAATTAAGTCAGTGCGAGACAATACAAAGTACAAatgattcgcccttctgtgattatttttttcctttctcaaatatttccaaatgatgtctaacagagcaaggaaatgttcagtgttttctataatattttttcttctggagaaagtgttttatttcagctagaataaaagcaggttttaatttttttaaaaccattttattatcttaatattattagcccccttaagcgatATTTGTTtgcgattgtctacaaaacaaaccactgttatacaagactcgcctaattaccctaactttaagatgattaacctagttcagcctttaaatgtcactttaagctgtatagaagtgtcttgaaaaatatttagtcaaatattatttactgtcatcatggcaaagataaaataaatcagttattagagatgagtaaaagtattatgattagaaatgtgttgaaaaaaatctctccgttaaacagaaattagaaagaaaatatacaggggggctaataattcacagacaaaaaaaaaaaaaaatatatatatatatatatatatatatatatatatatatatatatatatatatatatatatatatatatatatatatatatattgtgtagccctaataCAAAGACAGTAAACAGAGGAGACGGTCTCGCTCACCTGCTTTCTCAGACTTCTCCTTCTGTTCCTGCAGCTCATCTTTCTGCGTGATGCTTTGCTGGAGTCTGGAGCGCAGCTGAGCGATCTCTTCTTCCTTCATCTCTAAAGTCTCATGCATCTGACGCTTGGTTTCGGCGATGACcatgccctttaaaaaaaattataatattattattattacttattttattagtgGCATGTCAGAAATAAGGCTACCTTCAGGGCAAAGTAAaactcctggggcctcatgtatcaatgctgcgtatgCACAGAAACTTTGCGTTTCCCGGTCGCGTTTGGATTTGcaaacgatgaaatgaacgtgaggaTGTGTGTTGGTTCACGCCAACATCATGCCTGGCGTAGGTGCATTTCATGtgcgtttgttttatttccattggcgacttctagaggcaattgtgttaaattgcacactacaaagtatctctGAGCCGTGCattggcagctgtatgggacgggatcatccgcatgtctagcaggtatataagttttccataccatacagttgaccagccaaacattaaagcgcaatttgcagcgatcgccgtTTTTCCCGATGTAATCAGAGCGATCGACTCCACGCatattgctataaaggcgccatcggAAGACAAATtagcatacgtgaatcagaaacgtgcagaaaaatgtgcaaataatatgtgatgcacatatgcgcttaacataatacacacacttattaatgattaataCTTGTCTTCTtcgtgatgaagagtagacaaaatctgatatgtGGTGGTGGAAAAAAGAAgtatgagttcatcagacgctggattctaACTGGGTTCATGAATGACAGTGAAAATggtcgatgaaaagtttatgataaaccgctgagagTTTTATTTAACTGTAGAGgcagagttgccatcagagtaagattttgatacaaaacctgcattgagctgactttatgacaaacacagagcagaatataaagacagaatgaacAGCTAGTTAAGAGCCCCTTTTACTGGATTCACCTCTCACCTCTCCcccgtgctacagtgtgtgtgtgtgtgtgtgtgtgtgtgtgagtgtgtgtgtgtgtgtgtgtgcggtgacagCACTCACACGAGCtcattataatcaatatgaatattccgatcaaactgaatacatcttacatcaacaacacatgacaagcaacgcgttgataataacaaataatcagattacaaacaaccgttaTGTTTACATGTGTTGTAAAATCCCACGCATATgctctttgtacatctgaatgaacgtgaaactgagcgcaacatgcacgagcacaaaacccctccctgcctccttcctcgtatgaatatgctaatgactctactttggcaaaacccaacgaaaaagcaaaggcaaaagcaagcaaaaagagaaactttgaacagaatgtgaattggaggtgctgctttcggaggtagaccagagaaaagcggtgttatttgcaaatttgtcctccggaattgacaacaaaagaaaaaaatagagtgagagagtttagctgatgcggttaacacagttgggtctgaacatggcactgagtgaattaaaaagaaatagtgcgatttataggtgtaaaatgttgcagaacTCTTTCaaagtctcagtggcgcagcttgaAAAActcatgtcaacatgttttgacacgttcgagcatgaactcggttcgaatccagcgtctgatgatgtcattctttttttcccctgctacatatcagattttgccaactatttatcacaagaaagacaagtaggaatcattaataagtttgtgtatcatattttatttgcacatttattgaatggaaatgtttctgattcatgcatgcaaattcatcttcagatagtgtctttatagcaatgtgcgtgcagtagatagctcagattactttgggaaaacaggcgactgctgcaaattgtgctttaatgtttagctggtcaactgtatggtatggaaaccttacatacctgctagatgaacccgtctcatacagctgccattgcaaggctcagacactttgtaaagtgcagtttaacacaactgcctctaggagtcgccaatggaaataaaacagacacgcacaaaaaatgtgcgtacgccagccataaagctggcgtggagctgcgcacattcccacgttcagttcatcgttagtaaatccaaacgtgagcgattctgagcgtgaaacctggcgtacgcaaagtttttgtgcgtacgcagcgttgatacatgaggcccctgattttttttaatgtacgcacatttacagctttgtgcgtacgcaaagttttagtatgatttcaacgcaagtcttcgtacatgaggcccctggtgctcTTTTGAGCACTTTAGATTAAGTACTTATTGTCTTTAATTGTCATTATACCTCTTAAAAATCTTATATGTGACATTGTTTAGGGTGGCGCAGTGTActtactttccggatgcactctACATGATAAacaaacagtacacacacatatataccatgtcaaaacaaacttttatattgTATTCAATTGGTCATGATGAATTGGTTCCCagcaataataaaaagaattTTCATTAAGCAAAGTCTATATTTCGGTCAGATTTGTACCTTCGAATGTACAATACTGTTggcaattttttttcatttgtatcaAATTTATTACTGATTATGTCCAATATGTCAGCAAAGCTGTTTGCAAACCCGGATCTGCGCTCAGTTTGAGGATAAAACCTCTAATGGTTTCTGACGCATGTTTGCACTCCTCCACATTCCATACAGTGACCTGAAATCTTCATCATGCAGAGTGAAGGTCAGAGGCTAAACACAACACCACTGATGTGATTACAGCTCAGTAGCAGACAGGCAGAGCTGTCGAGTTCACATTAAACCACACTAGAGGACACCTGAAGGTCTATTGGATCAAATAATCCAAAATCAACATCAGACAGAGGCCAAGTATGAATCAAAGTAAGCTTTGGAGAGCAAGGTTGgtttaaaacaaaagaatgagaGTCCTTGATTCAATTAAATAGGGGTGTAATAGATCACGGTTGATCCGTGATTCGTATGGATCACAACCCATGGTTCATGACCAGCAGATTAATATacacttttttaatttactaaatttgtaacgatcaaacagagagagagagagagaggagagggagagagagagagagagagagagagagagaaagagag from Danio rerio strain Tuebingen ecotype United States chromosome 13, GRCz12tu, whole genome shotgun sequence includes these protein-coding regions:
- the golga4 gene encoding golgin subfamily A member 4 isoform X6, which codes for MIAEPAFLSEYTIFALDHSKRPKAAQVPSASVKAAGSSPRGSVNGDGVASPQREESQSLAQKLQQKVSSVESLLRGSGRSEGLFRSGSRDSLIRSSSRESLTQTGENEAPAYDPPSDIESEAEDSPGSVESLSREQLLHRLHRVERSLGNYRGKYSELVTAYRTAQRDKEKTQAILSQSQDKALRRIGELREELQMDQQAKKHLQEEFDAALEEKDQMITVLHTQVSLLKKRLQASGGVLSSELQVSPATDTVDANSDVQSPSKDDNSTLNTEGSVDSGSAVDVESLQKRVTRQESLLQRCKEMIRSSKERSAQLSSESEVLQQQLQERLQELEKMKELHTTEKTKLITQLGDAKNLIEQLEQDKGMVIAETKRQMHETLEMKEEEIAQLRSRLQQSITQKDELQEQKEKSEKAAFEELERALGVAQRAEEARRQLQLSMEEQVKQVETASEEERRSLQQELTRVKQEVVTIMKKSSEDRITEMERLHSEAIARKEQEMSAQIKLAVEQCREELLQSAQEREQQASLALEEAELQKAAVQSEGENKAKELQLELESARTRIQELESCLGSPEKLDELGTQIEEQRKIHEAEIATLGETHKQELESKVSEQITALRQEHDVAMEELIHKHKAEIESILKDKEEQFHSHVEDMNKKILDKLSDKQTELETVSAELSELLNSKQQLEDRLSSVEATSETLRQEFEERIKKEQAKHQAEIEAANKNEQSFAGVEKMLKEEINHLKIALEEKEKVLEEHVLREKSLLEDGSAQLEELWLRAQLNKEALEESRSQVSTLTDELQQARDQVKNLEETLEAVRNDCKEKEVCLEEKTNELQELVQKIEHIKKDLSEKENLHAATCKTLQEEQNRLRKQLDDQKSSQEKKLENIRKDMDCKLKSQENKLEKFKQKAKEAQDKMKKKLQDQEESAKVELSKKIQELELKDQQLKEKILEMAQTSSEGLSTAMSDLEANHKEHLDKLQVNHKQELEDLVRHWQEKLNQNEEEMQEKHSQTLQDKAQELEEISRLLSSSKEENEQIIKDIQNLREELAMRETTVQKLQTELREAASKLETLSEGEGMLKRQVETMEKNLNQALNERNLLQDELRKVEETSKEKLQAISEELVNTQQKISLLETSKCKEGEHLQRTLAEKTAELQNKEKEFQAQLCSLTMEFKQCCQEAQAKIDGFSVELCKKVDERVGALQLRVIDHQNKVAYLRNIIKTKDNRISTLEKELQHTLDVNHNLKSSLDEITLQFGESSETLKALQTERESLQTDAESRFQVLSEKDLHIKQLCEEKQNVSENLKANILQISDLESAINDLKTQLASSITEKEEAISLLNQQHSKDKERVTSQMGETVEKLEKEKTLLQEQVDSLRNKFSELKKKFSQSHSTVKSLQDKLADMERQIAEKDGQLQTLTASVDNHSISKSEMDQALSEKDQRVHALTSELESCSKKVCDLEEQLQLRVKERDQLAADLQQHHNIRESEKTELMKQVQEAQDQSSQNGALMQKTEESLQSLRKDIESAKQELESQRKDFEREKAEILKEKKEAVKAAQVKASSETGVKVAELKKKAEQKIGMIRKQLTSQIEEKEQVIKDLHVQLETIKQSQIEKEEHIKSLEKTMQETTAKLNEDHAKHLQELQEKEKDERLTSLQNLQEMYEEKLACLHKDISAKEEHSAAAARETSSRLVDLETKLSESNEQIANYQNEVSRLKEDLIEQTSRVQELQQTCSDLREQIKQKQIDEVEREQVCEVQINSNRLGMEPAMLVAKENMDTVGNQDDWLSQKNLLVKEYEEKLLDLQQRLEDKENELKAQQSSPQRNGESDGECLINNTNTSENDLQRKLVEAENEKQKIHKDYSRLQKDLRSLRKEHEKELEFLKKEMAEENEKKLKLEMEDMEMKHNSALKQLMREFNTQMALKEKELEGSVKETIEKAQCVETELIESHRDEVSQLQKIISQKEEDLNRTVQRYEQVLQSREVEMGDRVWEVQKELEELQQRSLSGPQGLDELKVHLAEKTTMLSEAKLKEQEYHDRIHALEDKLRRVHKNAVVTHLGSTYKDMSHNSADPFSEPTEFEYLRKVMFEYMMGRETKTMAKVITSMLKFPADQAQKVLEREDSRVMPWLR